The Aquila chrysaetos chrysaetos unplaced genomic scaffold, bAquChr1.4, whole genome shotgun sequence genome includes a window with the following:
- the LOC115338541 gene encoding coiled-coil domain-containing protein 81-like gives MIKYLLFKPLGPEDLPTLKELTTSEICKVWAGASRYIRRQLLQKRAVEIGVGTFALVPAHATVGEDKALPVERPVFRPCRLLKKFYKLKCAKTKIPDETPFVQLDFEQIASEIHFRREIVERCIHETLLFFAGALRDNKEVEFSFKGIGILAVRRKVVSMTFLDDCLLELDGTGNMLAALLGDSKMMRTVAFAGKNDFSRLSRDEVITLPRLAVETPHQPSAPAISLKPRREPAPWGGGARRVSVLDPVFLAQRRVSLARQRAKEGERATAKEAGQARVLPVIREKSQEEPKQPRPPAQPRLQLPACVPQPSGTGTGSLRTERAEKRLRLLMASKRREVEADVWRQYRANRAGRNTERGQSPCRHVFEDPCRPPHLLRKAYAEKLKEGLQEKERCQGAARQRASEGPAELHLPGRAWAAKGEKTRLLERRGKAQGLPATPRS, from the exons ATGATTAAGTACCTGCTCTTCAAGCCCTTGGGGCCTGAGGATCTGCCAACCCTCAAGGAGCTCACCACCAGCG aaatcTGCAAAGTCTGGGCTGGCGCATCTAGGTACATCCGGAGACAGCTCTTGCAGAAGAGG GCGGTGGAGATCGGCGTTGGGACATTTGCGCTCGTCCCAGCACATGCCACGGTGGGAGAGGACAAAGCTTTGCCTGTTGAGAGACCCGTGTTCCGGCCGTGCAGGCTTCTGAAGAAATTTTACAAGCTCAAGTGTGCAAAGACCAAAATTCCTG ACGAGACGCCGTTCGTTCAGCTGGACTTCGAGCAGATTGCCTCCGAGATCCACTTCCGCCGAGAAATCGTTGAGCGGTGCATACACGAGACCCTGCTTTTCTTCGCTGGGGCCCTCCGAGACAACAAGGAGGTGGAATTCTCCTTCAAGGGCATCGGCATCCTTGCCGTGCGAAGAAAAGTGGTCAGCATGACCTTCTTGGACGACTGCCTGCTGGAGCTGGATGGCACGGGCAACATGCTGGCAGCTCTTCTCGGG GACTCCAAGATGATGCGCACCGTGGCCTTCGCGGGCAAAAACGATTTTAGTCGGCTCAGTCGAGACGAGGTCATCACTCTGCCAAG GCTTGCAGTTGAGACCCCCCACCAGCCGTCGGCCCCTGCGATTTCTCTGAAGCCCAGGAGAGAGCCGGCGCCTTGGGGCGGGGGTGCCCGCAGAG TGAGCGTGCTGGACCCGGTGTTCCTGGCTCAGCGGAGGGTTTCTCTAGCCAGGCAGCGGGCGAAGGAAGGCGAGCGGGCGACAGCCAAGGAAGCTGGCCAGGCCAG AGTCCTGCCAGTAATCCGGGAGAAGTCCCAGGAGGAGCCGAAGCAGCCCAGACCTCCAGCTCAGCCGCGGTTGCAGCTCCCTGCGTGTGTTCCGCAGCCCTCGGGAACG GGAACGGGCTCGCTCCGCACCGAGAGGGCGGAAAAACGGCTCCGGCTGCTGATGGCATCCAAGCGCCGAGAGGTGGAAGCGGACGTGTGGCGCCAATACCGTGCCAACAGAGCGGGGCGGAACACGGAGCGAGGCCAG AGCCCCTGCCGCCACGTGTTTGAGGATCCCTGCCGCCCTCCCCACCTCCTGAGAAAGGCCTATGCCGAGAAGCTGaaggaggggctgcaggagaaggagagatgCCAAGGCGCCGCAAGGCAGCGGGCGTCAGAGGGGCCGGCAGAGCTGCACCTCCCGGGGAGAGCGTGGGCAGC CAAGGGGGAGAAGACGAGGCTGTTGGAGCGCCGTGGGAAGGCCCAGGGACTGCCAGCCACGCCACGAAGCTGA